A portion of the Naumovozyma castellii chromosome 2, complete genome genome contains these proteins:
- the NCAS0B03480 gene encoding uncharacterized protein, translated as MGKRISLFFIRLFIYILRIQGFLFEHVAIDKIQIKSCDLIIVSPAFSPSRIVTKRIQLRITIESQSIAKWFYLIPEEQQRSIFGKPLLRELKYQLDDDHEYILVNNQNIDTSPIATINLSSTSFFIIKKANLLEILKSRFSAVFASTPSLSVKHIIVVGVVLIALIACSFMLMSTAPVNLKGFDYKKPRAYFTSGGSKNRYPDLY; from the coding sequence ATGGGCAAAAGAATCTCCTTATTTTTCATACGGCTTTTTATATACATATTACGTATACAGGGCTTTTTATTCGAACATGTTGCTATTGACAAGATACAGATAAAATCATGTGATCTAATTATTGTTTCACCTGCCTTCAGCCCTTCACGAATTGTTACCAAAAGAATACAACTTCGTATCACCATTGAATCGCAGTCCATCGCGAAATGGTTTTATCTTATTCcagaagaacaacaacGCAGCATATTTGGTAAACCACTTCTTCGTGAATTGAAATACCAGCTAGACGATGATCACGAATACATATTAGTCAAcaatcaaaatattgatacTTCTCCCATTGCTActattaatttatcatccacttctttctttataataaaaaaagcCAATCTTTTAGAAATTCTAAAGTCAAGGTTTTCAGCCGTCTTCGCTTCTACTCCCTCTCTATCGGTTAAACACATTATCGTTGTTGGAGTAGTACTAATTGCATTAATAGCTTGCTCATTTATGTTAATGTCAACTGCTCCTGTTAACCTGAAAGGTTTCGATTACAAGAAACCGAGAGCCTACTTTACCAGTGGTGGATCTAAAAATCGCTATCCAGATTTATATTGA
- the RGP1 gene encoding Rgp1p (ancestral locus Anc_8.304), which produces MHTHRIDSFLISDNVRLEIVHESNPYFAGEHISMVFRLRHLGLPQEYEQITTELNELHQKIEEKASNPAQKEAETKNNSTWTMKSLFQSIRRTDGQADENSPTEQEKLLLVELMKKLEYHKPVELISSFVQVSGICQFDPDIINSEKFDDIGNKMAGIDRLASRNLTSKVNQEEEISHYYNSDYTSVTNGLLSYGDKNAVSTNADVVLELGSIQNIPEYKQIPIFIVPQTLLFTELTLEAGEVKVFHFRTARLPKELVPTYLNSQNISINYSLEFGVSKITSETMNPYLVKVPITVSPFVDSSGCQFMATLNKKPFILKPGSVKQLKKTHSNKRKVSTASTVSFGRRNSSIVDSQETNELVEKAKQNFIKLVKSNQNGSKHIEELVDLQLQVQFPPLDDTSDNDSSYLNKDGVEFVSSKETSHYSVRDTISLLREMSSTGMVKEGNDAKPDDATLPILQQQLTNLQKNYLINRNGEQIAKLTFSKEFFTISEDIDLMLSFSKDSPTSRKVTAVTVTLESFESINSKFIIDSMDKHGVPKVTAIYESHHICFDECSSLPVKLLVPKSPMNQLSSQFKTDVFQLKYMLLFKFVLADRSKNVALEQFYEDKKGTLFHSKESLEGESFSCRVPVVVLPTIHDMGGW; this is translated from the coding sequence ATGCATACTCATCGAATTGACTCCTTCCTAATATCAGACAATGTCAGATTGGAGATTGTTCATGAATCAAATCCGTACTTTGCAGGAGAGCATATCTCTATGGTATTCCGTTTGAGACATTTGGGACTTCCTCAAGAATATGAACAGATAACGactgaattgaatgaattgcatcagaagattgaagaaaaagCTAGCAATCCTGCACAAAAGGAAGCTGAGACAAAGAATAATTCAACTTGGACAATGAAATCCCTATTTCAATCAATTAGGAGAACCGATGGACAGGCTGATGAGAATAGCCCAACAGAACAGGAGAAGTTACTATTAGTggaattaatgaaaaaattggaatatcATAAGCCAGTCGAACTTATATCAAGTTTTGTTCAAGTATCTGGTATATGCCAATTTGATCCTGATATAATTAACTCTGagaaatttgatgatataGGTAATAAGATGGCTGGTATTGACCGTTTGGCATCAAGGAACTTGACGAGCAAGGTTAAtcaagaggaagaaataTCACACTATTACAATTCCGATTATACCTCCGTCACTAACGGTCTGTTATCATATGGCGATAAGAATGCTGTAAGTACGAACGCAGATGTTGTTCTTGAATTAGGTAGTATACAAAATATTCCGGAGTATAAGCAAATTCCCATTTTTATTGTTCCTCAGACCTTACTTTTCACCGAATTAACATTGGAAGCAGGTGAAGTCAAAGTATTCCATTTTAGAACTGCAAGACTTCCGAAGGAGCTTGTCCCAACATATTTGAACtctcaaaatatttccataaattattctttggaatttgGTGTTAGCAAAATTACATCAGAAACAATGAATCCATATTTAGTTAAGGTACCAATCACTGTCTCCCCCTTCGTTGATAGTAGTGGGTGTCAATTTATGGCTACATTGAATAAGAAACCTTTTATACTAAAGCCAGGAAGTGTAAAACAACTAAAAAAAACACATTCTAATAAGAGGAAGGTATCCACGGCATCTACAGTTTCATTTGGGAGAAGAAACTCCTCGATAGTCGATTCTCAAGAAACGAATGAGCTTGTTGAAAAGGCAAAGCAAAACTTTATTAAGCTTGtaaaatcaaatcaaaatgGTTCCAAACACATTGAGGAACTTGTGGATCTGCAACTTCAAGTTCAATTCCCCCCACTTGATGATACTTCAGATAATGATTCAAGCTATCTTAATAAAGATGGTGTTGAATTCGTTTCAAGCAAAGAAACTTCCCATTATTCTGTACGAGATAcaatatctttattaaGGGAGATGTCGAGTACTGGAATGGTAAAAGAGGGGAATGATGCTAAACCTGATGATGCAACATTACCTATtttacaacaacaactaaCAAACTTGCAAAAAAACTATTTAATCAACCGAAATGGCGAACAGATAGCAAAACTGACATTCTCgaaagaatttttcacgATTTCCGAGGATATTGATCTAATGCTATCATTTAGTAAAGATTCACCAACTTCAAGAAAGGTTACTGCAGTAACTGTTACCCTGGAATCGTTCGAATCTATAAATTCgaaattcattattgattctATGGATAAGCATGGCGTTCCCAAGGTAACTGCGATATACGAATCACATCACATATGTTTTGATGAATGTAGTTCTTTGCCGGTTAAACTACTTGTCCCAAAATCACCTATGAATCAACTATCAAGCCAATTTAAAACAGATGTCTTCCAATTAAAATACATGTTGTTATTTAAGTTTGTACTGGCTGATAGATCAAAGAATGTAGCACTAGAACAATTTTATGAAGATAAGAAAGGTACACTTTTCCATTCAAAGGAGAGCCTAGAAGGTGAATCTTTTTCCTGTCGAGTTCCCGTTGTAGTTTTGCCAACAATACATGATATGGGTGGTTGGTAG
- the HPR1 gene encoding Hpr1p (ancestral locus Anc_8.306), with protein MSQFEIIIQRCASSLLPVLKKVSDEHKETILQKPLEEADFPENELSLKWDLLPTDSRETNNDPLVDLTLKRIITDLFSNFLTKDDEISQTDNLSSKLTLAASALDFCYNSKKNRHSPNSWSSTYFDLFATTLDLLTWPAGILAFWPYAESRLEWFKSNTIKDDDSKEITSNMSNLISYKAPLSERLRHWNEMLESSEINSFLNTPAHFKMKYKLQKFLSELLPIYEESNFNRSATISEAQHSGSSWNRVDTEGRRRTAPEIFFEDYIFIIENLISYPIGFIISPIEQRKDIETALQSLIDALLDKEDSFYREMKSNQKKLGTINNKLNINYQSNFENTKVQTPRFLTTSEPMMIKKQEFWQEFMTSQTEALPQPTLLDISTTNPTSLFDQMMTYTNDFYRKQFILQTCFVMSFIERFITSEDIRTFYKTCFQKDSTMLNVNFDNFKQSDPKSNKISTFCHFILKKRILHFYSTRDPVFTNLIQKLLDSDSLFLDTKVDSFKNFQNFVLPEERVMEVKESDYSFKKFGFIKLGNKAINNIWKIETGLNNINRPTSNSETLFDELREKWQLKSTNNEFEKEHQPKDMIVKRWQLLRSLRGQYLFNFNQLNEDVGIDGLFDASLMQQWTERKNNEKLEDLAHKEKIHNDKLQAARSYMAERENKKRASEEGAEEPPTKIAKIEKDGPPVQSLIEATESEINNGKTASNAITAAPNVIESPAGQLTEDTTAAAETNNKQT; from the coding sequence atgagtcaatttgaaatcatAATACAGAGATGTGCGAGTTCTCTGCTTCCTGTATTAAAAAAAGTGTCTGATGAACATAAGGAAACAATTCTACAAAAGCCACTAGAGGAGGCCGACTTCCCGGAAAATGAACTGTCTCTCAAATGGGATTTATTACCCACCGATTCACGGGAGACGAACAATGATCCTTTGGTAGATTTAActttaaaaagaataattactgatttattttccaacTTTTTGACgaaagatgatgaaatttccCAAACCGACAACTTGTCCTCTAAACTAACATTGGCCGCAAGTGCACTGGATTTTTGTTATAAttctaaaaaaaatagGCATAGCCCTAACTCCTGGTCATCAACATATTTTGATCTTTTCGCCACAACACTTGATTTATTGACCTGGCCAGCTGGTATACTCGCCTTTTGGCCATACGCAGAGTCTCGTTTAGAATGGTTCAAATCAAACACTATAAAGGATGACGATAGTAAAGAAATCACTTCAAATATGTCCAATTTAATTAGTTATAAAGCACCATTATCTGAACGATTACGTCATTGGAATGAGATGTTAGAATCAAGCGAGATAAATTCATTTCTTAATACCCCAGCACATTTTAAGATGAAATATAAATTACAGAAGTTTTTATCGGAATTGTTGCCTATCTACGAAGAGTCTAATTTTAATAGATCAGCAACTATTTCGGAAGCTCAACATTCAGGAAGTTCTTGGAATAGAGTCGATACCGAAggtagaagaagaacagcaccagaaatatttttcgAAGATTATATCTTTATCAtagaaaatttaataagCTATCCCATTGGCTTTATTATTTCGCCAATAGAACAGAGGAAAGATATAGAAACAGCATTACAATCCTTAATTGATGCTTTACTTGATAAAGAGGATTCTTTTTACAGGGAAATGAAATCGAACCAAAAAAAGCTTGGGACGATTAACAACAAATTAAACATCAATTATCAgtccaattttgaaaatactAAAGTTCAGACTCCACGTTTCCTTACTACATCCGAACCCATGATGATAAAAAAGCAGGAATTTTGGCAAGAATTTATGACATCACAAACCGAAGCACTTCCTCAACCAACCTTATTAGATATTTCGACCACTAACCCgacttcattatttgatcaAATGATGACATATACAAATGATTTCTACAGAAAACAATTTATCTTACAGACCTGTTTCGTGATGtcatttattgaaagatttatAACGTCCGAAGATATACGAACGTTTTATAAAACTTGCTTTCAAAAAGATTCAACTATGCTAAACGTCAACTTTGACAATTTCAAGCAAAGCGATCCGAAATCCAATAAGATATCTACATTTTGCCATTTTATATTGAAGAAGCGTATTTTACACTTTTATAGTACGAGAGACCCAGTGTTCACAAACctaattcaaaaattattggattcTGATTCCCTTTTTCTGGATACCAAAGTTGATAGcttcaaaaatttccaaaattttgtATTACCTGAGGAAAGAGTGATGGAGGTTAAAGAATCTGATTACtcattcaaaaaattcGGTTTTATTAAACTAGGTAATAAAGcaataaacaatatatGGAAGATCGAAACTGgtttaaataatatcaaCAGGCCTACTTCCAATTCCGAAACCTTATTTGACGAATTAAGAGAAAAATGGCAATTGAAGTCCACGAACAATGAGTTCGAAAAAGAACATCAACCAAAGGATATGATAGTAAAGCGCTGGCAATTATTGCGGTCACTACGAGGACAGTatctttttaattttaatcaATTAAACGAGGATGTTGGCATTGATGGTCTATTTGATGCATCTTTAATGCAACAATGGACGGAAAGgaagaataatgaaaaactAGAGGATCTGGCACATAAGGAGAAGATTCATAATGATAAACTCCAAGCAGCAAGGAGTTATATGGCAGAACGtgaaaacaagaaaaggGCTTCTGAAGAAGGAGCAGAAGAACCGCCTACCAAAATTGCTAAAATTGAGAAGGATGGACCTCCAGTTCAAAGTTTGATTGAAGCTACTGAATCTGAAATAAATAACGGGAAGACTGCATCCAACGCAATCACTGCTGCTCCTAATGTTATTGAAAGTCCAGCAGGTCAGCTTACTGAGGATACAACGGCAGCGGCAGAAACTAATAACAAGCAGACTTAA